Genomic segment of Candidatus Cloacimonadota bacterium:
TGGCTTTTTTGCAGGAAGAACAGAAAATCCATTTCATTCAGATGAGATATATGCATGATGATTTTCTTCAGAAAGCCAGGCAAGTTGTGATTGATTTCCTAAAACAAAATGACGAAGGAATTGCAGTTGCCCAGTTCAGGGATATGATTGGCAGCAACCGAGCAAACGCTATTTTAGTTTTAGACTGGCTGGATAATGCCGGAATTACCCTGAGGAAGGGAAATTTCAGATTTCTAACGAAGAAGTTTTTGGAAAAGTAGAAATAAGGTGTTTCTGTTCTGGACTTCACGGGAGTGAAGAGAAAGTGGAGTTCAGAACAATTTGTTAGTAATATTCATTCTGAAGTCCAGTACAAACCTGAACTCCAGTCTGAGAGTTCAACATTCCGAAGACCTGCGGACATTCGGAAGTTAAAAAACTAAAGCCGATTTGATTTCTCAAATCAGCTTTAAATATCTGGTATCCCGTAGGGGAGTCGAACCCCTGTTGCAGGAATGAAAATCCTGAGTCCTAACCACTAGACGAACGGGACACATATGAATTTTTTAATGGTGAGCCTGGATGGATTCGAACCATCGACTCTCTGCTTAAAAGGCAGATACTCTACCACTGAGTTACAGGCCCTAAAGATCTAATGAGGCGTCAAATTAATTTCGGCACTTTGAGTGTCAATAATTTTTGTAATCATATTTAAATAAAAAATTAATTGCATAATTTCCTGTAATTTTAAAATATAGGTAATGCTTTTTAGATGCATGGAAAAGGCTGTGATAATGGTGGTTTTAAAAGATCGAACCCGGGGAGGATTGTTTGAGAAAATCTGTTATTGAACTAAAATTTGAAGAAAAAATCAGAATGCGTTTGAGTGGAAAACCTTTGGAAGTGTTTGAATATCTGGTATCAAATCCTGAGATACAGGCTTTACAAGAATATGCAAATATTGTTTCAATCAAACGTTTGGGATTCAATGATCATGGTCCTGTCCACATGAGAAAAGCTGCTCTGAATTCCATTCTGATGTTCGATCTTCTGAAAAAAGCAAAAATCAAATTGAATTTGGAAAAAGAAGGTGTGGGATGTGCAGAAGACAGTAAAATTTCGGTAATGACAGCAGCTCTTCTGCATGACATCGGTATGACTGTAAGCAGAGATAAACATGAATTTATGAGTGTAAATCTGGGAATTCCAATCATCAACACTATGCTTGAACAATTTTATCACAGCGATATAGTCAAAAAAGTAATTTTACGTTCCACGATTTTAGAATGCATTTTTGGACACATGGCAACCCAGAGCATCAATACTTTGGAAGCCGGTTTAGTTCTTATCGGTGACGGCTGCGACCTGGAACAGGGAAGAGCACGCATCACAACAATGCTATCCGATAAACCGCGTGTGGGAGATATCCATAAATATTCATCTACAGGAATAGATAAGGTTCATATTTCGGAAGGAGATAAACGACCGATAAAAATAAGAGTTGATATGAGTGAATCTGTTGGTTTTTTTCAGGTGGAAGAAGTTCTATTTCCCAAAATTGCTTCCAGTCCGGTAAAAAAATACATAGAATTACATGCTGGTGTGAAAAAGAAAGAATACAAAAAATATTTATAAAAAATTGGAAGGAGAGTTGTTATGAAATTTTGGTTTTTAGTTTTTATTAGTTTTATATTACTATTTGGCTGCAACAAAGTAGATGATGGCAAATGGGGAGAACGTTTTTGGGAAGAAGATGGCTATTTTGTGCAGAAGTGTATCGATGCCAGCAGAATTGATGAAGGTGTCTTAAGAGGAAAAGTAGATGGAAATTGGCAGGAATTCAAGCTAATCGAACTTCCTGAAGCATTCCAAAATTGGAGTTTTAAAAGCAGATTGGAAACTCTGGCAGGTATTCCCAAAGGTGAAATGCCCAGCTTAGATGGTCCTCATAATGGAATAATTGCTACTTATGGTTATCGAAGAGAAGATTCCCGTTTCAGAGTAAATAATGCGATTAAGGGTTGTGGTTTCCTTCCCAAAAAAGAAAAAATGAAAGAAGTGATACAGCTTTTGAAAGATACTTATGACGATGATTACATGGATAAGCTGCAGGTTCTTACCGATCTTTATGAAAACCCATCTGAATATTTTGATATGACAAAACAGATTTCGCTGGAACTCTATTCAGTTCCCGAACGTGGAACACAAACTTTTGTAAATCAGATGACCGATCCGACATCAGTAATCGTATTCATGGATTATCCAACTTTCAAATTGAAAACCCTGGCTTATCTTCTGCATCCGGAAAATCCTGATTTGACTGAATATGAAAAAGATGTAGTGGAATATACGAATCTCATCCATAGTTATTTCCATGGTGATTTTGATAAAACTTTCATCGCTGTGATCTACAATGTGGTGGAAGTATATAACAGTACACCAGGAACAAAAGAAGGCAAAGGTACGAAGATAGTTCCATAAATTTTGGGAAGATGTTAATTTAATAAACTTAAGGAGTTGAAATGGGTTTAACATTTCAAAAAGAGCTGAATTCTCAGATCTCTGAATACCTGGTAGGAGTGGATAAACTTAAGCTTATCGATAAACTTTTAACTGAAAATGAAGCCTGGCGCAAAGAAGCTTTTCTGCACGTTCGAAAACTGCTTTATCACATGGTTAAGAAAAAAGCTTCCGATATGGATTTTGGCGGATATAGAGCCAACAAACGCATCTGGTATCGAACTTTTGGTACCAAAAAACCGGAAATGGAAGTTCCTGCTTATGGTGTGAACGAAACAAACATACTGGCCTTGGCAATAATATCCGAAGCGCAAAAAGAAATTCTGTTTGAAAAGCGCAGTATCGACTTTGCGTTTACTTTGGTGATAAGTGAAAATGAACCAATCGTACGTTATCGTGGCAATGTGTATATGGAACGAAATGAACTCGCAGTAAACTTTCGAATGATAAATCAGAAACTCTTTCCACTCAGCTCATTGCAATTACCTGATCCAATCGTGAAGCGGTTAGATTTGCAGCATGAAAAATCTGGTTTATTCCTTGTAACAGGTATAACCGGTTCAGGAAAAAGTTCAACTCTGGATACGATTGTAGACATGAATAATCACAATAATGAAGCCCAGATGATTATTCTGGGAAATCCTATTGAGTTTATACATCAATCGGATAAATGTATTATCAGTCATCGCGAAGTGGGAGCTGATGTTCTCAGTTTCAATCGAGGTTGTATCGAAGCTCTGCGACAAGACCCGGATATTATCGTGGTGGGAGAGATGCGAGACCCGCAAACTATAGCAACTGTTTTGGAAGTTACCGATAGTGGGCATAAAGTTTTTTCTACTTTGCATACCAGTTCTACAGTTGACAGTATTCACAGAATGATAGCCGAATTTCCTCCTGATGAACAGGAAAGAATCAGGTACCGTCTGGCAGATGTGCTGAAAGTAGTGATCTCTCAGAAACTCGTTCCCAATAAAAAGGGAAGTGTTACACTGGCGAAGGAAATTTTAGCTGTGGATTCTTCGGTGCAGGCAGCTATCAGAAATGGTAATATTGCCGAAATTTTCCAGATGATCACCGAAGGTAAAGACAAGGGAATGTACACCATGCAACAGGATCTTTATCGTTTGTATCGCTCGGGAATCATTGAAGCCAAAACAGCGATGAGTTTTGCCAATAATAAGAAGGTAATGGCGAATTTATTGAAGTTTCAGAAGAACTAAATATTCGAATAGGAAGGCTAATCTCTTGTCATTCAGCTCCGGCTGCGTAAGGTGAATTTCGTAGCTCCGGCTATAGTATTGTTGTAAAAGCAAGTAGATTTTCAGTCTTCCATTTACCAATTACAAATAATCTGAGCGAAAGCTCGAAGTTTTTCTGGTTGTTGCCACACATCAGAAATTTTCATTTGAATTTCAAAATTGCTGGAAATATGATATTTCGCCAGTAAATACGAATTGATTCCATCACCCGATACCACGCTGTTCTGCATGATTCCATCCACATTGTTTTCATAAACGTAATGTTTAACTTTGAAAGGTGAAGTATCCGATTTGTAGAATGTTAACTGACCGATCAGTTCCAGTTTTTCCAATTTCAATTTCAGCTGTTCATAAAACAGAAATCCGCTGGTGTAAACTTTTTCTTCTGCCAGGTATTCCGAAACGAATTCTCCGCGAGTTTTGAATGTAAAATCATGCAATTTTTGCCACCAGTCAAATCTGATTAAAGTTCGCTCGTAATCTCGAATTTTTGCTTCATCCAGGCTGATATATTTTTCTTTGAATTTGTGCTGCAAAGTCAAGCGGATAGATTGCGTAGAAAAATGCGATTCCCACTGCAGAAATTGTTCGCTACCTACTGTCGGCATTTTCTCAAAATACCTGGTTTTGGGAAAACTCCAGACATCAAAATAAGCATTGATCTTGTTTCGTTTGGCAGGAATTATCGTGATTCCATAATAAAGTCCGGTTTCGTTATCAAAATTGCTTTGACTGGAAAAAGCATTTCCATGCCAGGTTGGAATATCTTTCTGGTACCAGCGGAAAACCAGAAGCTGGCGCAGCTTATTTTCTCCGAATTTCATTCCAGCCAAAGCACCAAATTTATCGTCGATCAATGCAGCTTCAGCAAATATCGGATAGCCGTTGTTATTGATCATGAAATAAAGATTTCCAGCAGAATATCCGGAATTCGAACTATCAGCAAAGTCGTGATCAAAATTGAAACGAGAAAATCCCGTTCCAATTTCAAAGGATTCTTTTTCATATTGAATTGCTGTTCCAAACAGTTTTTCCTGTACATTATTCTTCTTGGATTCGTCAAAATGAAAACCGGTTTCATTGAATGAAGTGATCGCTTTTGTAGAGTCGAGATTTGCACTGAAATCATTAACGGAAACAAATGGAATAATTCGGAATTTGGATAATTTCAGTTCTCCGGCAATTCCCTGTAGATCCCAGATCTCAAAAGAACTTGTATAAGGTTTTATCGAGTTGTATCGTTTTACCGGAACCGAGGTAGCAGCAGCACTTTTACTCATTCCCAACTTGGGTGCAAAAACCAAACCCTGTCCCAGAGCAATGCGAAATTTTCCTAAAACAAGATTCTGAAGAAATCCAGAATTTTGGTACTGCATATAATAGCTGTAAAAATCAACTGGATCGGTTTCACCTTCATCTTTTTGAGATAGAAATCCAGCCTGAAATTTTCCGTATTCGGCTTTTGTTCGCTGAAAATATTTGGCTGTTGAAGGATAATCTTCTTTTGCTTCATTGAATTCGACTCGGGTTTGATTTTGAATTTTCACCTTTTCTTTGGCTGCAAAAATGATGTAATCACTGATATCGGAAATCGTGATCTCATCGATACCAATTTCTGCCAGTTGTTTTGAACTTATTATTTCAGTTTTTTCCCGAAAAGAAATTATCAGATCAATATCCTGTTCTGAAAGCCAGGGTAATTGCAGCAGATCATTTTTGGATGCTGTGTTGATGTTGAGTGGATTTTGCTTAAGTTTCTGCAGAATATCGCTAAGTTCGGTGGAATGATAGGTTTCTTCTTCCAAACTGAAGATCTTTTCTTCGGCATCTTCGGCTGCCAAAATACCAATAAAAAAGAGAAATATGGAGCAAAATATAATTTTAGATTTCATAACAAATAGAAATGTATTGAGTTAAGTCTAAATATTGATGGGTTCGAATGCTGTAGGAGATTTTAAATTTCTGCAAATTGAATACAGTTCCAATTCCGATCCTGTCTGGTTCGAACTGATAACCAGCTAGAATTTTCATGATTTGAAATGGCTGATAAGATGCAGCAAATTTGAAACTGAAATCAAAATCATCTTCTTTTTCCAGTCCAACAGAAAATGCACTATTAGGTGTGATCTGATAGCAACTTTCCCACATAATTGTAATTGGAAGTTTCAATTCTAAAAATTTGGCCTGAGATAAATTATGAACAGCAATCCCACTACTGAAATTGGAATTAGTCCAAACCATACCAGCGTTCAGCAGATAAGAACTGGCATCGTGATAATTTTCCACTTTGTTCCTTAGAATTTGCACCGCACCGGCAAATGTGAATGAGTTGAATTTGTAACCGATCGCTAAATTTGTTCTGCTTTCTGTGAGATATTCCTGATCGAGATAAGACTCACCCAGATGCAGAGATTTTTTTCCAAAAGAATAAACTGCATGAACATTGTAGTAAGGAAGTTCCTGCATTCCAAAAAGATAAGTGGCAGAAGTTTCGATTCCCTGCTGAAGAATTGCAGGATTCGATATTGCCGAAGCTGGAGTTGGATGGATCAGATTCAAACCGTTTGCAGAATTTTGGACTGCTGAAACTGGTAGGTTGAGATCGATAGCATATAGGGGTAAAATGGACAAAATAATAACAAATAATATAAATTTCATGGTTCCTCCGAACGGAGATAGATAAAATAATTTTTATTTTTTTAATTAATTTAGCAGTATAAAGTTAACTGATAATATTTTGTTGCGAAATTAGTGAAAAAGCTGCCGCAGCAACCAAAGCTGCGGCATAAACAAATTTACGAAATTATTCGTTGATAATTTCTACAATAGCACTTGTAATCGTATTTCTGTTGGGATCTAGTAGAAATACACGATAGAAACCGGCTTCACCAAAATTGATGTTGTCGAAATAAATATAATCCAAATCCGGATCGACATCAAATTCATAATCGTTGTAATATTCAAAGTCACCTTCCCGCGGATTATACTTGTCTAACTGCACATAAATTTTGGTGTAAAAGATCGGTGCTTCCAAAAGTGTAACTACAGTAAGGTCGCCGGTAAAAAAACGATCTCCTGCGCTAATTTCACCTTCGGTTGCATCATATCTGGTGCAAAAATACAAAAGGTCGCATGATTGTGCTGCGATCGTAACAGAAAATGCAAACATTAAAAATAGAATAATAATTAATTTCTTCATTCCCCCTCCTGAACAGCTAAAATCTATCTTTTTAAAATATTCACAACAATTAACTTGATTTCGAAAGCCATATTTTTAGCTTCCAAAGCTTCTTCTTTGGAAGGTTCATACATATCATCCGGGTATCTCATTTCAATAGCATAACTATTTAAAGTTGAAGCATAATCGAAATACTTTGATAAGATATCTACTTTATCACTCAAAAGTTCCAACAAGTAAAAAATATCATGGGATTTCTTGTAAGAAATCTCATATGCTGTTAAGCACCCTTTCAAATATTTTTCAGCAGCTTGTTGGCAATGATAACAGATAACATCTGTAAAAGCAACATCGTTCTTTATGGCAAGTTCAACAATACCTAAGTCATTTTCAGCTTTGTGAAACCACTCATTTACAAGATCAGTTTTCTCTTTCATACAAAACCTTGCTGGAATGAAAAACATTGTAGATGAATGAATTCTTAACATTTTTCCATTTTTCAATTTCTTCGGGAGTGTATTCAATAATGTCAAACGGTAGTTTTAAACCTTTCAATAAGAATCGAATTTTTCTACTTCTTTTATATCTGGGAAGGTCGCTGTTTTTTATTACGAGTAAATCTATATCGCTATCTTTATTGGTATCTCCATTTGCCTGTGAGCCATAGATTAACAACTTTTCAGGATTATGATTCTCAACAATGCGTTTAACAATTTCTTGAATCAATTTTTCATTTAGCATCAAAGATTCCTATTAAATCCTATCTTCACTTTCCAGATCGAAGAAGTGAGCTTTTTTCATAT
This window contains:
- a CDS encoding phosphohydrolase, translated to MRKSVIELKFEEKIRMRLSGKPLEVFEYLVSNPEIQALQEYANIVSIKRLGFNDHGPVHMRKAALNSILMFDLLKKAKIKLNLEKEGVGCAEDSKISVMTAALLHDIGMTVSRDKHEFMSVNLGIPIINTMLEQFYHSDIVKKVILRSTILECIFGHMATQSINTLEAGLVLIGDGCDLEQGRARITTMLSDKPRVGDIHKYSSTGIDKVHISEGDKRPIKIRVDMSESVGFFQVEEVLFPKIASSPVKKYIELHAGVKKKEYKKYL
- the tadA gene encoding Flp pilus assembly complex ATPase component TadA; the encoded protein is MGLTFQKELNSQISEYLVGVDKLKLIDKLLTENEAWRKEAFLHVRKLLYHMVKKKASDMDFGGYRANKRIWYRTFGTKKPEMEVPAYGVNETNILALAIISEAQKEILFEKRSIDFAFTLVISENEPIVRYRGNVYMERNELAVNFRMINQKLFPLSSLQLPDPIVKRLDLQHEKSGLFLVTGITGSGKSSTLDTIVDMNNHNNEAQMIILGNPIEFIHQSDKCIISHREVGADVLSFNRGCIEALRQDPDIIVVGEMRDPQTIATVLEVTDSGHKVFSTLHTSSTVDSIHRMIAEFPPDEQERIRYRLADVLKVVISQKLVPNKKGSVTLAKEILAVDSSVQAAIRNGNIAEIFQMITEGKDKGMYTMQQDLYRLYRSGIIEAKTAMSFANNKKVMANLLKFQKN
- a CDS encoding helix-hairpin-helix domain-containing protein, with the protein product MKSKIIFCSIFLFFIGILAAEDAEEKIFSLEEETYHSTELSDILQKLKQNPLNINTASKNDLLQLPWLSEQDIDLIISFREKTEIISSKQLAEIGIDEITISDISDYIIFAAKEKVKIQNQTRVEFNEAKEDYPSTAKYFQRTKAEYGKFQAGFLSQKDEGETDPVDFYSYYMQYQNSGFLQNLVLGKFRIALGQGLVFAPKLGMSKSAAATSVPVKRYNSIKPYTSSFEIWDLQGIAGELKLSKFRIIPFVSVNDFSANLDSTKAITSFNETGFHFDESKKNNVQEKLFGTAIQYEKESFEIGTGFSRFNFDHDFADSSNSGYSAGNLYFMINNNGYPIFAEAALIDDKFGALAGMKFGENKLRQLLVFRWYQKDIPTWHGNAFSSQSNFDNETGLYYGITIIPAKRNKINAYFDVWSFPKTRYFEKMPTVGSEQFLQWESHFSTQSIRLTLQHKFKEKYISLDEAKIRDYERTLIRFDWWQKLHDFTFKTRGEFVSEYLAEEKVYTSGFLFYEQLKLKLEKLELIGQLTFYKSDTSPFKVKHYVYENNVDGIMQNSVVSGDGINSYLLAKYHISSNFEIQMKISDVWQQPEKLRAFAQIICNW
- a CDS encoding HEPN domain-containing protein, coding for MKEKTDLVNEWFHKAENDLGIVELAIKNDVAFTDVICYHCQQAAEKYLKGCLTAYEISYKKSHDIFYLLELLSDKVDILSKYFDYASTLNSYAIEMRYPDDMYEPSKEEALEAKNMAFEIKLIVVNILKR
- a CDS encoding nucleotidyltransferase domain-containing protein, coding for MLNEKLIQEIVKRIVENHNPEKLLIYGSQANGDTNKDSDIDLLVIKNSDLPRYKRSRKIRFLLKGLKLPFDIIEYTPEEIEKWKNVKNSFIYNVFHSSKVLYEREN